The Nakaseomyces glabratus chromosome D, complete sequence nucleotide sequence CCCAACGTTCACACAAGATGCCCTTCAATTTGTAGTTGAAAAGGTTGGTTCTAGAACTGAATGGTTACTTGAAATTGTCAACTACAATGTTGAAAACCAACAATATGTTGCAGCTGGTGACTTGCGTGCTTTAGATACATTGACCAACGTACTAAACTTCATCAAGATCCAAAAGATTGATATTGCCAAGTTGCAAGATGAGATGTCTCTAGAAAAGGTTGAAGAACATCTATTTGAGATTGTTGACGAAATATCTAAAAAGTCTACTGCTAAACCACAACCAATTGAATTGGAGAGAGGTTTTGCTTGTATCCCATTGCGTGGTATTTCCGTCCCATTCCACTCTTCATACTTGAGAAACGGTGTGAAGCCgttcaagaacttcttAAACAAGAATATTATGAAGGACAACGTGAAGGTTGACAGATTGATTGGCAAGTACATCCCTAACTTGACTGCCAAGCCATTCCAAATCACCAAAGAATACTTTGAAGACGTCTACAAGTTGACCGGATCCGACAGGATCAAGGAAATCCTGGATAACTGGGAGAAATATGAAGCTTAAATCGCTTCACACAAAAATTCAAGCTTTTATATAGCATAACTAAATTGCATTTACTGTTTTGTACTAtaaattttgttgattATTGTAACTATTGTGAAAATGTTTCTGTAATTAGACTCTAAGGCCATACCTATGACTATGCTATGTGGAGACGTGACTTTCAGCATCTAAAGAGAGCAGAAGTCACATGCGTGGCTGCGGGTAACTGGTAACTAGTAactgaaatatttttcatttcgaaaaaatttgaaaattttctCATTGTGAACAATTCCGATGCTCATCGATGACCTTCCGAATTAGGATTACAATCATTGGTTAAGCAATAATGGCTACAATGGTAAGGCATTGATCCTTTTAATTTAGCTACTAGTTGCAAGAGTTTGAACTTTTTGATATACTGggttttatttttgattagTTTATTGTTTTGTCAAAAAGTAATGATTCTCGTCTAACCCACCAGCGATTACCCATCTTCTAAACCAAGATTAACTTTGTTCTATCAAGAACCTGTTCCACTTTTGAGTACAGTTCTTTAACTGAGAATACATTACAAGGTATCAAAAAAGTAGCTATTACTGTTTTGTACACCTGAGGATACTTTTCAGagttttgaaatatatttattgctATAAGAcctatttctttttatttgcCAACTCTCTTAAAGTACTTCATTGAAAGAAGGACAACTTATAGAGGAGCTTAAGACATTGACTTATTACCAACAAGATAATATTAACAGAAATGCGTAAGTGCAAAGTTTTTGTTGGTAACTCTCATCCTGAACTAGGAAATCTAGTTTGTCAGAGATTAGGCATTGAGCCTGCCCCATGCACTCTAAAAAAGTTTGCTAATGGTGAAACCTCCGTCCAAATTGGTGTTTCGGTTAGAGACGAGGATGTCTACGTGATTCAATCTGGGTCCCCAAATATTAACGACCACATTATGGAACTCTTGATTTTAGTTTCGGCCTGCAGAGGTGGGTCGGCTAAGAAAATTACTGCTGTTATCCCTCAATTCCCGTACTCCAAGCAATGTaaaatgaagaaacatAGAGGTGCCATTACCGCTAGAATGTTGGCTAATCTTTTGGTCATGGCGGGAGCCGATCACGTTGTCTCAATGGATCTTCATGCATCACAAATGCAAGGTTTCTTCACTAAACCAGTTGACAATTTATATGGTGGTCCAAGTTTAGCTAACTGGATCAGAGAAAATGTTGAAAACTATGAGGAAGCTGTGGTAGTTTCAAAAAATCCAGGTGGAACAAAAAGAGTCACTGCTTTAGCTGACGTCTTGAAGATTAACTTTGCCATGATTCACACTGATCGTCGTCGTGCCAAGGATCTTTATTCCCAACATAGGGATATGAAGCAACTGAGACAAAGAAAGCAATCTTTGTTGAGGAAGAACAAACCAATTATTAGACAAGGTGATGACcctgatgaagaagaaaatatcattttgaCTAATGGTATCCAAACCGCAAGAATTAGGAACGGTCATGTTATTGgcgatgatgaagaagatttcATTCCTGAATCTGCAGATGAAGTTGCTATGGAGTCTGATGCAGAAGACGCTTCTGTTACTGACACGTATGGTTTGGGGGGTACTTACGATGCCGTTGATTCtgaggatgaggaagaaGTTTCGGAAGCAGTTAAGGAGAAACTTATTACTTTAGTCGGTAATGTCAACAACCGTTCCGCTATTATATTAGATGACATGATCGATAGGCCAGGTTCTTTGATTAGTGCAGCTGAGCATCTTGTCAAGAACTGTGGGGCAAAGAAGGTCTATGTTGTCGCTACGCATGGTCTGTTTACCGGTAACTGTTTGGAAGAATTGGAAGAGTCTGAAGTAATTGATAAGATTGTTGTCACCAATACATATCCAATCTCCAACGACCGTATAGAAAAATCGGAAAAGCTGGTTGTTATTGATGTTTCAGCCATCTTTGCTGAATGTATTCGCCGTGATCACTATGGTGAGAGTATTTCCGTGCTTTTTGATTCTTTATCTACCCTTTAGAATCTAGTCTACAGATTTTATCTGTATGTTTATAGTTAATTATATTATCTAACATTGTATATTAATGTCAATGGGTGCTAAATCCATATAACTTCATTTCTATTATCATTaagtatattttaaatattcATCCATAATCTATTAAACTATTATTTCGTGTGATTATAAGTAGAGTGATAGTACTATAGCTTAAGAGATATCTTGAAGCTTATTATTAATCACATGTTGGCCCATTTTGGCATAGAGAATGGCTACCACTATTCAAAGTTGTTCTCATTGTTTATGTTAAATCTGCCAAAGTTTTCATTGcgttttttgttttatctgtcctttgtttttcaagaaatattcTTCGACAAGACAAATGCATCAATTTGTCATGTTCTCTATCTTTATACCATGTCAGTTTTTCATTGGAATTGTTAACAAGTTTTCTTTTACAAAGACTGCACAACATTGCCTCGGATACAGTGGTATACTTTGATTTCTCCTCGTTTAATATACTGGTTGTTTTGATAATGTTTGTCTTTACTAGGTCCTTTTCGATGAAAGAATCTTCTACATGAAAAGTGctcatcttcattatttgaGATAATAGGAATGTCAATTTTGAGAGAGGAATAGAAGTTGGAATTTTCTGCAAAAGTTGCAATGGGTCCATTTTGAGGAAATTATCTTCTAAAAATGATTGTAAATGCATTTCGCTATAATCACCGCTTTGCAGTATTTTTTCGAACAGAGTCAGAAAACATTCAGAACCGATTTGATCATTCACCTCATAAACACTGTTACAATATGAGATAGTCTTTTGAAGGTCATGTAATTGATCAAATAAAATGTTTAAAGAGTCAACATGACGATTtagatgaaataaaaagaagGTTTGTAGAAACATAACAAACTTCTTATCGGATTGTGGCAAGCCTGGAAGCCTCTCCTGAAGAGTTTCTAGGCATTTAGCTGGATAATCATCTTTTATTAGTTTGATTAGTGATGCTAATTTTGATTTGGCGTCTTgatttgataaattctCAACATATCTAGATATTAGTTCAacttcaataaattcttGCCTAGCATCATAGACACCGATAATATATTCCAGATATTGCAAAGACAATGTACTGTCGGACctttttataaaattgtaTACGCGTTGGTACTCATAGCTTCTGGAATTCATTGTTTCCGTCATGAAAATTGGTGTTATAATTTGaacttttgattttggaAATTTTCGCAACAGCCAATCAGTATAGGAAAAAACCACCTCAAGATCATCATTGGATAGcttttgtaaatattgTATTACTAGAACGGTTATTGCTTGTTCTTTGGCTTGGTATCCATCACTCTTGGTACTATCATCAATAAGCTCAGTAATCAAATTTAAAGCAAACTCATGTTTTCCTCTTTGAAAGTAAAAATCTACCAGCTCTTGGGTTAGTCCAGCTATTTTTAAATCATTGACTACAATTTCATAATTGCAATCATTTGGAATTCTTAAAAATGGCGCCAACAGTGCGGGTTTGTAGTTTAGATATACTTTGAATAGCACAGTATCTATCAATGATAATAGAGATTTGGCACTAGTATCCTCATGGTCATCTATtaagaagaaattaataTCTACCAGTAAAGTTTGTGTAAATGAGGTATACTGAAGTAGCTCATTTGGTTGCGATACGAGTCGACGAATGTATCTCCTCACGTCTATAAGATAAGAAATCAGGTTTGGGGCAATTAGCTCATATTGTATTCCAGTATCATCCCCTTTGGATAATGTCGAAAAATCATGGTACTCTCCGGTTAGAGCACCTACCAGCTTTGCAATTGATTTGGGTAAACTTCGAGAAATTACTAATTGCGGAGGAGCCCAAAAATTACTCAAGCTTCCGAAGATCTcagatattattatttctgGTAAATGT carries:
- the PRS1 gene encoding ribose phosphate diphosphokinase subunit PRS1 (CAGL0D00550g~Ortholog(s) have ribose phosphate diphosphokinase activity and role in 5-phosphoribose 1-diphosphate biosynthetic process, cytokinesis, fungal-type cell wall organization): MRKCKVFVGNSHPELGNLVCQRLGIEPAPCTLKKFANGETSVQIGVSVRDEDVYVIQSGSPNINDHIMELLILVSACRGGSAKKITAVIPQFPYSKQCKMKKHRGAITARMLANLLVMAGADHVVSMDLHASQMQGFFTKPVDNLYGGPSLANWIRENVENYEEAVVVSKNPGGTKRVTALADVLKINFAMIHTDRRRAKDLYSQHRDMKQLRQRKQSLLRKNKPIIRQGDDPDEEENIILTNGIQTARIRNGHVIGDDEEDFIPESADEVAMESDAEDASVTDTYGLGGTYDAVDSEDEEEVSEAVKEKLITLVGNVNNRSAIILDDMIDRPGSLISAAEHLVKNCGAKKVYVVATHGLFTGNCLEELEESEVIDKIVVTNTYPISNDRIEKSEKLVVIDVSAIFAECIRRDHYGESISVLFDSLSTL
- the VAM6 gene encoding Vam6p (CAGL0D00572g~Ortholog(s) have Rab GTPase binding, Ras guanyl-nucleotide exchange factor activity, phosphatidylinositol binding activity); the protein is MLTAELIYTHQSSDIADYLPIYESQKLLVVKKNGDVEVFSRSADTIKLYQTYPGLLKAKDNTGSCKELIYAHAIGTIFVRSDKSLQLLNSSNLHEYDKISERRGISRCWIVDDRTKSLDTNESELSKSDSTILVYTTHTPRVLRLFEWRKRSFQNVYEVPLNLDKTEIICDVSTIKDDLVVTTNKATYLWNYKTAKPVMNKITKMVKKRTPDNIITALTELERQSLHFDDASDYSIDMQSSIFSGTSVSEKKSRSNIWSKFKGIQRANLQNDYLDKVLYSAGKSGGITIMDMKNHSIVQLKTSESNEPFLLINKTSENFRWHNGVRDVHYLSSIDSLIQIYDTYLLITDCEYGVPFLQIDVQEGIKDFKQINGQFLLIHTRNDCFKSFKLKLRDLEDDSNSDEMSLTTSVKDHSSFEKLWKEVLIYTKLVESTSLPQFCNNNDEDEQTRLLVSRLRDVTVLFNLQLLDKFFSIFNRINNNNNLTYMDPHLPEIIISEIFGSLSNFWAPPQLVISRSLPKSIAKLVGALTGEYHDFSTLSKGDDTGIQYELIAPNLISYLIDVRRYIRRLVSQPNELLQYTSFTQTLLVDINFFLIDDHEDTSAKSLLSLIDTVLFKVYLNYKPALLAPFLRIPNDCNYEIVVNDLKIAGLTQELVDFYFQRGKHEFALNLITELIDDSTKSDGYQAKEQAITVLVIQYLQKLSNDDLEVVFSYTDWLLRKFPKSKVQIITPIFMTETMNSRSYEYQRVYNFIKRSDSTLSLQYLEYIIGVYDARQEFIEVELISRYVENLSNQDAKSKLASLIKLIKDDYPAKCLETLQERLPGLPQSDKKFVMFLQTFFLFHLNRHVDSLNILFDQLHDLQKTISYCNSVYEVNDQIGSECFLTLFEKILQSGDYSEMHLQSFLEDNFLKMDPLQLLQKIPTSIPLSKLTFLLSQIMKMSTFHVEDSFIEKDLVKTNIIKTTSILNEEKSKYTTVSEAMLCSLCKRKLVNNSNEKLTWYKDREHDKLMHLSCRRIFLEKQRTDKTKNAMKTLADLT